In the Arthrobacter sp. CDRTa11 genome, CTACCGGCCTTGGGCGTGCCAGCTCCGGGCTAGTACCGCTGTGGCGCCTGCGGATTGTCCGCGAGTTCCGCCTCGACCTCGGCGTGGAACTTCTTCTCCACGATGAAGGACAGGAACGGAACCACTCCGCCCAGGGCCAGCAGGATGAGCTTGGCGAACGGCCAGCGCATCAGGGACCACAGGCGGAAGTTGGACATCAGGTACACCACGTACATCCAGCCGTGGACGATCAGCACGGTGACGGAAATGTTGACGCCGCCCACCACACCCTTGGGCTCGGCGTCAGCAAAACCGAGGCCAAACGGCTCGCCCGTCACAGCATTCGTTCCGCCGGCGAACAGGTATTGGCCGAACGCGTAGCGTGCAATGAGCTCGGCGCAGAGCAGCAGGAGCATGGCGCCGGTGAGGTACGCCAGCACCTTGTAGAACTTCAGTGCGGAGCGGATCTGAGGTTCGGTACCGCCGAAGCGGCGCTTCCTGCCGGTTTTCCCCGCGGCGCTGCCGTTCTGGCCACTGCTGTTCTGGCCACTGCTGGTTCCTTCGGACGGCTGTGCCTGCCTGGCCGGTTTGGGTTCAATCATGGTTGTACCTTTTGTTGGAGCTGATCAGAAGATGCTGGCGAATGGTGGTGGCCGTCGTCGAATTCGTCTTCGAGATCCCGGCGGTGGTCGTCTTTGACCAAACGCCACCAGATGAAGATGGCGAAGCCGGCAAAGACAACCCATTCCAGGGAGTAGAAGAGGTTGAGCCAGTTGATCTGCTGGGCCGGCGGCTGCGGCCCGATGCGCAGGGGTTTGAGCGGTCCGGCTACCGCAGCCGGACTGACGTCGGAGCCGTTGGAGATTTCCGCCGTCGCGGCTACAAAACCGGGGTAGCTGCTGACGTCCCAGTAGTTAATGAGTTCGGCCACGGATACGGCGGTGGCCCGCCCGGGACCGGGTGCTGTTTCCGGCAGGGGCGCTTCGGAGGGCAGCAGCCGTCCGGTCAGTTCCAGGGTTCCCGACGGCGGCGCTGCAGCATCCGCGGGATCCGCCACCCACCCCCGGGCAACAGGGATCCAGGTCTGCGGGGAGGCGGCTACCCCAGTCAGTGCGGGGGCGCCGCTGACGGCGAAGGCCGATACCACCCAGTAGCCGGATTCACCGTTGTACAGCCGCCCGGGAACAAGGACCTGTTTGGCAGGATCGTAGGTGCCTGCTGCCGTGACCATCTGGTCCGCCACCGAGCCATGGAAGAAAGTACCGGGCTGAAGCGTCTCCGTGAGGGCCTTCACGTTCTCCGTGGCAGGATTCACGGGGGTTTCCGGCTGCGTGGACCGTCCGAACTGCCATTGGCTCAGCAGCACGAACACCCCGGAAACGGCGATCGCAAAGATCAGGCCGGCGATCCATCGGGGCTTAAGGGCAGTTTTCCACACGTCTTAACCGTACTTCGTTCCTCTGTAGAACAACTAAATGAAGCGGTGGTCCCGTCCTGCTGGCCGAATGCGCGGCTGCCTTCTCAGTGGTCGAAGAACACCAGGCTGGAGTTGATGAGTTCAGCAATAACCTCGGGATCGTAGGCACGCCGCAATGACTCCCGGAAAGACTCCTTTGAGAGCGAGCGCGCCAGTGTGGCCAGGACTTCAAGGTGGTCGGAGAATGAGCTGGCCGGCGTGGCGATCAGGAGGATGACAGTGGCCGGACCGTCGGTTGCGCCGAAATCCAAGGCGTGCCCGTATTTGGTGATGCCTATGGCGATTGACGTACGGGACACGAATTCACTGCGGGCGTGCGGGAGCCCGATCCCGCCCGGCAGGCCCGTGGCCAGCTGGTGTTCCCGGGCGTTGACGTGCTTGAGGAATCCCGGCAGGTCGGTGACCCGCCCGGCCGAAAAAAGCCGTTCCGCAAGCTGCGCGGCAGCGTCTTCCTTGTCCGTTGCCTCCAGCTCCAGGATCACCATGTCCGGCGTCGTGAGTTCGGCATCGTACCGGTCAAGTGGTTCCGCCAAGGCGTGTCCCTTCAAATGTGGCGAGAGAAAAGTGTTGCGTGGAGCCCCTCAGCGCAACGGAACGATATCCTCCACACCCAGGCGGGCGGCGTCGGCGGAAATATCATCCGGCTGCTGCTGGCTCAGGCGTTCGGCTTCAACCCGTGCAATGTAGTTCTTGATTTCGCTTTCACGCTGCGCATCGCTCCAGCCAAGGACTTCGCCCATCAGTTTAGCGACTACCGGAACGGCTGAAACACCGCGGTCCCAGGATTCAATGGAAATCCTGGTCCTGCGTGTCAGGACATCATGGACGTGGCGGGCTCCCTCATGGGTGGCGGCGTACACAGCTTCCGCCTGCAGGTAGTCGTCAGCGCCGGGAAGCGGCTCAGCCAGGGCAGGGTTTGCCTCGATGATGGAAAGCACCTCGGGGGTCATGGATCCATACCGGTTAAGCAGGTGCTCCACGCGGGCAACATGCACCCCGGATTCCTCGGCCGTACGGTTCCTGCGGTTCCAGGCAGCCTTGAAACCGTTGGCTCCCAGGAGCGGAATAGTTTCGGTGCAGCTGGGCGGGACGCGCTCATCCATGGTGCGGGTGGCCTCGTCAACCGCGTCTTTGGCCATCACCCGGTAGGTGGTCCATTTGCCCCCGGCCACCACAACAAGCCCGGGCACGGGGTGGGCCACGATGTGTTCGCGGGAGAGCTTGGCCGTAGTGTCGTTTTCCCCTGCCAGCAGGGGGCGGAGCCCGGCATAAACGCCTTCGACGTCCTCCCGGGTCAGCGGCCGTTTCAGCACCCGGTTGACGTGTTCCAGGATGTAGTCGATGTCCTTGCTGGAGGCAGCCGGATGGGCCTTGTCCAGGTTCCAGTCCGTGTCCGTGGTGCCGATGATCCAGTGCCGCCCCCAGGGGATGACAAAAAGCACGGACTTCTCCGTGCGCAGGATCAGCCCCACGGTGGATTGGAAGCGGTCGCGGGGTACCACCAGGTGGATGCCCTTGGAGGCCCGGACCTTAAGCTGTCCGCGTTCTGTGACCATCGCCTGGGTCTCATCGGTCCATACGCCCGTGGCATTGATGACCTGCTTGGCGCGGATATTGAACTGTGAGTTGTCTTCGTGGTTGACCACCTTGGCCCCAACGACGCGTTCGCCTTCACGCAGGAAATCCACCACAGCCATCTGATTCACAGCATGGGCTCCGTAGTGGGCGGCCGTCCGGATCAGGTTGGCCACGTACTTGGCGTCATCGACCTGGCCGTCGTAGTAGCGGATGGAACCGACGAAGGCATCATCTTTGAGGCTGGGGGCAGCCCTGAGGGTGCCGCGCCGGGTGAGGTGCTTATGGAACGGAACGCCCCTGCTGTGGCCGCCGGAAATGGACATGGCGTCGTACAGGGCGATGCCCGCGCCCACGTAGGGCCGTTCCAGGAAGGGCCTGGTCAGCGGGTACAGGAACGGGACCGGACGGGCGAGGTGCGGTGCGAGCTCGGTCAACAGCAGGCCACGTTCGTGAAGGGCTTCCTTGACCAGGGCGAAGTCCAGCATTTCGAGGTAGCGCAGGCCACCGTGGATCAGCTTGGAAGACCGGGAGGACGTACCTGCTGCCCAGTCGTTGGCCTCCACGATGCCTACTGTGAGGCCTCGGGTCACTGCGTCCAGGGCGGCGCCCGTGCCAACGATCCCGCCACCCACGATCAGGATGTCCAGCTCACGGCCCGGTTGGGAGGTTGCCCTGAGCTGCTCGATCGATGCTTCCCTGGCCGCGGGTCCCAGGGCTCCGTTGTTGGCACCACTCTTCATCGAACGCCTCCATAGCCGCTTGTGCAGGTAGTAACCCAGACTACTTCGTTGCAGGAGTCTTGCGCAGGCTGGGCACGGGGTGCGTCGGGCCTGCTGGCTCTTGGCGGCAGGATCAGGGTCTCAGTTGCCGGCGTACGGTGACACCACGACGTCGACCCGTTGGAATTCCTTCAGGTCCGAATAGCCGGTGGTGGCCATGGACCGGCGCAAGGCACCAATCAGGTTGGACGTTCCGTTGGTGTGGTGGCCGGGCCCAAAGAGAACTTCTTCGAGGGGCCCTACGGTACCCACGTTCGCCCGGTCCCCGCGCGGGAGTTCGAGGTGGTGGGCTTCCTGGCCCCAGTGCCAGCCCTTGCCCGGAGCTTCTTCTGCCCGTGCCAGTGCGCTGCCCAGCATCACGGCGTCCGCACCCATGGCGATGGCCTTGACGATGGCGCCGGAGCTGCCCATTCCGCCGTCGGCAATCACGTGGACGTACCGCCCGCCGGACTCATCCATGTAGTCGCGGCGGGCGGCCGCGACGTCGGAGATGGCGGACGCCATGGGCGAATGGATGCCCAGGGCCCTCCGCGTGGTGCTGGTGGCTCCCCCGCCGAAGCCCACCAGTACGCCGGCAGCGCCGGTGCGCATAAGGTGCAGTGCCGGTGTGTAGCCGGCCGCGCCGCCCACAATCACCGGAACGTCCAGTTCATAGATGAACTGCTTCAGGTTCAGCGGTTCGTGGTCCTTTGAAACGTGCTCCGCGGACACGGTGGTTCCGCGGATCACAAAGATGTCGACGCCGGCAGCCACTACCGTCTTGTAGTGCTCCTGGGTGCGCTGCGGGGTCAGTGATCCCGCCACCGTCACCCCTGCAGCCCTCATCTCGGCGAGGCGCGAGGTGATGAGCTCAGGCTGGATGGGGGCGCGGTACAGCTCCTGCATCCGGCCTGTCACGGCGGGGCTGTTGGTCTCGTCCTCCAGGGCGCCGATCTCATCCAGGACTGGCTGCGGGTCCTCGTAGCGGGTCCACAGCCCCTCAAGGTCCAGCACGCCCAATCCACCCAGCCGGCCAAGGGCGATGGCTGTCTGCGGGGACATGGCCGAGTCCATGGGGGCGGCGATGACCGGCATGTCGAACTTGTAGGCATCGATCTGCCACGAGACGGAAACGTCCTTGGGATCGCGGGTACGACGGTTAGGGACAATCGCAATGTCATCCAGGGAGTAGGCTCGACGCCCACGCTTGCCACGGCCGATCTCAATCTCGTAAGTCACTGCTCTAGGTTATCCCAGGCGCAGGATGGGGACGGCTCCCCATCGCAGCCGGCGCGGAAATGACGTAGCTTGAATCGCAGGATCAACGCGGGACCGTTGACGAACAATTTCTCTGGGGGAAAATATGGCGCCAGGCCTCTACGGTGCGGACATCGAGCAGCTCCGGGCACTTTCGAAAACCATGGGTCAGTCCGGGTCGCGTCTTAAGACGGTGGAATCCACGGTGAATTCACTGGTGCAGTCCGCTGCCTGGAAAGGCGCGGACGGGGACAGATTCCGCAGCGAATGGACCTCGTCCCTGCGCCCGATGCTCAGCAAGACCTCGGAGTCACTGGAAAGCCAGTCCCAATTGCTGCTGAAGCACGCGGACGAGCAGGACCAGGCCAGCAACTCGGGCAGCGGTGCCGCATCCTCCCCCACGCCGTCCGGCGCCGGCGATCCCGGAAACGGCTCCGGCGATTCCGGCAACGGCTCCGGGCCCGGGCGGAACTGGGGAGATGCCTTCACCGATCCCAACTACGAGCACGCGCCCGGCGGCATTGAATGGCTTCTGGAGAAACTCGGACTCAGTGACGGCGGCAAGGCTTCAGACATCACCGCAGCCCTGATGTTTGTGGCCGACAAATTCAATTGGAACCTCGAGCTTGCCCAGGTCCAGTCCGGAGTCAGCAAGTTCTTTGACTTCATGAAGGGCGCCGGCAAGGTCCTTGGCGTACTCGGAGGCGCGATCGGAGTCCTCGACGTCATTTCCGGTATTGAGGGCAAGGACCCCTTCAGGATCGCGGACGGCGTCATCGGCGGGGGTCTTTCCGTAGCTGCCCTGGTTGCCACTGGAACGATTGTTGGCGCCCCCGCCGGACTGGTGCTGGGCGGAGCGGCCTTGGGCTGGGGACTCCTCGGAATGATCTCCGGCGACGTCCCGGTCACGAAGAGAATCTGGGACTTCGGAGCAGGTGTTGTGGGCGGCGTCAAGGATGTGGCCAGCGGCGTGAGCGACGCCGTCGGATGGGTCGGCGGTAAGCTCGGATTCGGCTAAGAGATGGCCCGATCAACCCTTAGCCCGCAAACAATTGACATGAGGAAATGATGACCGACCCCACTGGACACGAGGCTACGCCCGATACCGGCTCCGCAATTCCTGACGCAGCCTACCGGATGACCAGCCATGAGATTCTGGCGCTGCTCGCTTTCGACCCCGGTGCCGGGACGTCCCTGACACGCCGCGTGCTGGGACTTGCCGAGCTCCCGGACGATCACGATCTCGTCCGGGCCGGCGTTGGCACCCTGAACATCAGGGACACGGCGAAGATCAACGGTGAAGAGGTCACACTGCTCGCCGAGGCAAGGATCCTGGCCCGGATCTTCAGCACTTCTTCCGAGTGGTTCGACGTTACCCGGATCGGGGCCGAAGCCGTCTCCCCCAGCTACCTGGTGGACTCCCCGGCCGGCCGCGCCGCGATCTTCCTGCGGCCCCTGAGCGAGTACTTGTGCCTTCCGCTCCGGGACGACGTGAACCTGCTGGATTTCGTGCAGATGACGGTGGATGAGTCGGTGGCCGCCCTGAGCGCCGAAGGCGGCGGAATCGTCACTTCCCGGCGGTACCGCGCCGGCTCGGACAAGCCGCTGATCGCCAACATCAAGGTCCTCGATGCCGGTGCCCTGCAGCTGGCATCCGCACCGCTGGATGAAGACGGCCAGCTGGGCGTCCGCGATCTTGCAGCCGATGAGAAGCCCGGAGCGACGGTCCGGACGTTGCTCTCGGCCGCCGCATGACCGGTCCGGCCCCTTCCGTTACGGCCGTGTCGCCCCTCCACGCTTTGGGGTATGCCCACCGGCGTGCCCGGGTCTTTATGTTCTGGTGGATGGGCATGGTGTTCGCCATTCCCGGTGCCGTGCAGGCAGCCATCCTGGCGGCTACGGACCAAAACCCTGAGGATGGCCTGGTCCTGGCAGGCCTGGGACTGGGATTATCTGGCGTCGGCTGGCTCGCAGCACTGGGTCCACGCTATACCCGTAAAGCTCCCCGCCCTGCAGAGGATCTCGCCCGCACGGAACAGTACATCCGGATAGGGCCAGGAGTTGCCATCAGCTCGGTGATTGGCATGTTGCTGATCGTGGTTGCGCTCATGGTTGCCACCCCGAAGGGAACATCCCCTGAAGCCTTGCCTGTGCTGGCCCTCCTGGCCGTGTTCCCGGTGCCCATCGCTGTTGCGCTTCTGTACTCCAGGCACCTTCACCTGAACCGGGACAGCCTGTACGCTGACTGGCTTGCACGCCGCTAGCGCCGCCGCCTGTATCGGACATCGATTGAATACGAAGGCTGCCATGACCACGCAGGACGCCGCATGACGGTTCCAATTCCTTTCCCCGCAGTCCAGCCCGCGCATCCTCTCGATTACTGGCTCTCCCCGGAACTGGCCCGGATCAGTCCGCCGAATGCCCCTTCCCGGTTGCGGCAACTGGCCGACACCCAAGGCGCCCTGGCAGCTGCCTGGAGCAGCGCGATCGGCGGCGGCCCTGTCCTGGTCCTGGCTGGCGGCTTCGTCTCCGTCATGTCGATCAACCTTGCCGGGGTCCTGGTTATGGGTCTGCTGGGCCTTACCTTATCCCTGCTGGGCCTGTTTTCCTGGACGCGGGTCCGCGCCACATTGCCGAACACAGACAGGCTCCTGATCAGCCGTGGCCCGGGCTCGGCCCGCGGTGGCATCACGATGGTGGCCGGACTGGCCATCGTCATCGGTGCGATCCTGGCCTCGGCATTGCCCGGGATTGCTTCCCGGGGAACGGCCACGCTCGTCGCGCTGATCGGCACCTATCTGCTAATCGTGATGTTCCTGGTGGCCGTCATCCTCGTTCCTTCGGTGGTCATGGGCCGTGCCCGCCCGTCCTTCAGACGAAGGGTACGGTCCGACCCTGTTCTCCGGGCGGCGGTGGTAGAGGATCTGGCCACGTGGCGGGCCCCTTACGGCGACGCGGCTTATGGCCCGCTCTGAGCGTCGAGGCTGAGCTGGGATTCAAACATCCTGAAGTAGCGGCCGCGCAGTGCCACCAACTCCTTGTGCGTACCCTGCTCCACGATCTCGCCGTCCTCCAGCATGTACACAATGTCAGCCTTCTCAATGGTGGCGAGCCGGTGGCTGATGGCAATGATCGTGGTGCTGCGGTCAGCGAAGAGCCGGGTGAAGATCCGGTGCTCCGCCAGGGCGTCGATGGCGGAGGTGGGTTCGTCCATCACCATAAACGAAGCCTTCCGGTAGAAGTTGCGGGCCATGGCGAGCCGCTGCCACTGGCCGCCTGACAGCCCGCTGCCCTTGCGCCCGCGTGGATCCTCCATCCAGTTGCTGACGTGGTTATCCAGTCCGTTCGGCAGCTTGTTGATGAAGTCCAGGGCTTCGGCGTCGCCCGCTGCCCGGCGGATCCGCCCGTCGTCCCGGGGTGAGTCGACGTCGCCAAAGTAGATGTTCTCCGCAGCCGTGGCGAATTCATACTTCAGGAATTCCTGGCTCAGCACCGCCAGGTGGCGGTGCCAGGACTTGACGTCGACGGCGGCGAGGTCGACGCCGTCGAGCATTACCTGCCCGGTGTCCGGCCGGTAGAGCCCGGCGAGGATGCGGATCAGCGTCGACTTTCCGGCGCCGTTCTCCCCCACGATGGCGATGTGCTGGCCCTCGCGGATGGTCAGGCTGATGCCGCGTATCACCTCGATGTCACTTCCGGTGTACGTGAAGCGGATATCGCGCAACTCCACCGCTCTGGGCGCCTGGAGCAGCGGCGGGGAGTGGTCCGAATGGACAGGCAGGGCCATGAACAGCTCATAGTCCTTCAGGTTTGCAAGGTCTTCGTCGATCGAGCTGAGCGAGGAGACCAGGTTATTGGCGGTGGACAACGCCCGGCTGACGATCTGTTGCACGTACAGGAACTGTCCGACCGGCTGGGCGCGGGCGATGATCTGGCCCACCACCCAGATCAGTGAGACAACTTCTGCCCCGTACTGCAGGGTGTCGGCCATCAGCTGCTTGGGAATGTAGCGCTTCTGGAAGTCCAGGCGCCGGCGCTCGTCCGCGTCCCGCAGCCGTGACCGGAACTCCATGAGGTACCCCACAATGCCGTAGAGGCGCATCTCGGCGATGTGCTGCGGCCGCAGGAGGTTAGTCTCGATCATGCGCCGCTGGCGGCGCGAATCCACCTGGGTGTTCCAGTGGGCGATCTGTTCCCTGGACAGCTTGAACTGAAGGTAGACGCTGGGCACAATCGCCACGAGAACTATCACGGCGATCCACCAGCTGACCAACAGGAGGGCACCCACCGCGAGTATCACCGACACTAGCTGGGTGAAGATGGCCGCGATACGGTCCAGCACGCGGGCATAGGAATCCGAGAACCGCTTGGCGCGGTCGTACAGGTCAACGGTTTCCTTGTCGTCGTAACGCCAGAACTCCAATGCCAGGAACCGCTCGTACATCTGGTCCCCGACAATGGCGCCCACCTTGAAGCTCATGAGCTGCTGGATGTAGCGGTCCACGCTGCTGAACGCACCCCAGAACAGCCCCAGGGCCGCCGTGATGATGACGTAGACAATGGCCTGCTGGCCTGCAGCGGTGTCACCGGCATACGCAGCAGCCAGCGCCGTGGTGGTCAGCGCGGCAAAGTACGTGGTGACAAGCGGCAGGAGCGCCGAGATCAGCGACCCCAGTACCTTCATCACCACCGCCGCAGGAGAGGCGCGGAAGCTGACCCGAAGGACCTGCGCCACCGCACGGGCGTAGGGCCGAAGTGCAAGCTTCCTTGCGGGTTCCTTTTTGGTCCCCAATTCTGCCGGATGGCGTGGTTCAGACATGTCCCCAGCCTAGTTCCGGACCAGGCGCCGGGCGGCAAAAAGGAGGCAGGGATAACTCCCCACCTCCTTTTCCGGCCAGATCAGGTCAGGTCATTCCCTGCCGGCAAATCAGCGCGAACCGTAGTTGGGTGCTTCCACCGTCATCTGGATGTCGTGCGGGTGCGATTCCTTGAGTCCAGCCGGGGTGATGCGGACAAACTTGCCGCGCGCCTTCAGCTCCGGGATGGTGGGGGAACCGACGTAGAACATGGTCTGGCGCAGGCCGCCCACCAACTGGTAGGCCACGGAAGCCAGCGGCCCGCGGTAGGCCACCCGGCCTTCGATGCCCTCGGGGATCAGCTTGTCGTCCCCGGAGACGTCGGCCTGGAAGTAGCGGTCCTTCGAGTAGGACGTGTTCTTTCCGCGTGACTGCATCGCGCCCAGTGAGCCCATGCCGCGGTAGCTCTTGAACTGCTTGCCGTTCACGAAAATCAGCTCGCCCGGCGATTCGTCGCAGCCGGCCAGGAGGGAGCCCAGCATCACGGTGTCGGCGCCGGCGACCAGCGCCTTGCCGATGTCGCCCGAGTACTGCAGCCCGCCGTCGGCGATCAGCGGAACGCCGGCCGGGATAGCTGCCTTGGCGGATTCGTAGATGGCGGTGATCTGCGGGACGCCAACGCCGGCCACCACGCGGGTGGTACAGATGGAGCCGGGGCCCACGCCCACCTTGATGCCGTCGGCGCCGGCGTCGATCAGCGCCTGGGCGCCTTCACGGGTAGCGGCCTGGCCGCCGATGATGTCAACGTGCGCCGCTACCGGATCTGACTTCAGCCGGCGGATCATGTCCAGCACACCCTGGGAATGCCCATTGGCGGTGTCCACGAACAACGCGTCCACCCCGGCGTCCACCAGGGCCATGGCGCGCTCCCAGCCGTCACCGAAGAAGCCGATGGCCGCGCCCACGCGGAGGCGGCCCTCTTCGTCCTTGGTGGCCAGCGGGTACTGCTCAGCTTTGGTGAAGTCCTTCGTGGTGATGAGGCCCTTGAGCCGGCCCTGCTCGTCAACGAGCGGGAGCTTTTCGATCTTGTTGGTGGCCAGCTTGTGGGAGGCTTCTTCCCTGCTGATGCCCACGTGCCCTGTCACCAAGGGCATCTTGGTCATGACGTCGCTGACGAGCCGCAGCGGGAAATCCGCCTCCGGTACAAAGCGGGTATCGCGGTTGGTGACGATTCCCAGGAGCCGCATGCCATCGTCCACGACGGGGAGACCGGAAACGCGGTACTGGGAGCAGATCTCGTCGAGTTCCGCCAGTGTTGCTTCAGGGCCAATGGTCAGCGGGTTGGTGATCATCCCCGATTCGCTGCGCTTCACGCGGTCCACCTGGTCCGCCTGGTCCTGGATGGAGAGGTTGCGGTGGACCACGCCCAGGCCGCCCTGGCGGGCCATGGCGATGGCCATGCGGGACTCCGTGACAGTGTCCATCGCAGCGGACAGCAGCGGGGTCTGGACCGTGATGCGCTTGGAAATCCGGGAGGATGTGTCGGCATCGGAGGGGA is a window encoding:
- the guaB gene encoding IMP dehydrogenase, which codes for MTQPEHDPFGFVGLTYDDVLLLPGHTEVIPSDADTSSRISKRITVQTPLLSAAMDTVTESRMAIAMARQGGLGVVHRNLSIQDQADQVDRVKRSESGMITNPLTIGPEATLAELDEICSQYRVSGLPVVDDGMRLLGIVTNRDTRFVPEADFPLRLVSDVMTKMPLVTGHVGISREEASHKLATNKIEKLPLVDEQGRLKGLITTKDFTKAEQYPLATKDEEGRLRVGAAIGFFGDGWERAMALVDAGVDALFVDTANGHSQGVLDMIRRLKSDPVAAHVDIIGGQAATREGAQALIDAGADGIKVGVGPGSICTTRVVAGVGVPQITAIYESAKAAIPAGVPLIADGGLQYSGDIGKALVAGADTVMLGSLLAGCDESPGELIFVNGKQFKSYRGMGSLGAMQSRGKNTSYSKDRYFQADVSGDDKLIPEGIEGRVAYRGPLASVAYQLVGGLRQTMFYVGSPTIPELKARGKFVRITPAGLKESHPHDIQMTVEAPNYGSR
- a CDS encoding ABC transporter ATP-binding protein is translated as MSEPRHPAELGTKKEPARKLALRPYARAVAQVLRVSFRASPAAVVMKVLGSLISALLPLVTTYFAALTTTALAAAYAGDTAAGQQAIVYVIITAALGLFWGAFSSVDRYIQQLMSFKVGAIVGDQMYERFLALEFWRYDDKETVDLYDRAKRFSDSYARVLDRIAAIFTQLVSVILAVGALLLVSWWIAVIVLVAIVPSVYLQFKLSREQIAHWNTQVDSRRQRRMIETNLLRPQHIAEMRLYGIVGYLMEFRSRLRDADERRRLDFQKRYIPKQLMADTLQYGAEVVSLIWVVGQIIARAQPVGQFLYVQQIVSRALSTANNLVSSLSSIDEDLANLKDYELFMALPVHSDHSPPLLQAPRAVELRDIRFTYTGSDIEVIRGISLTIREGQHIAIVGENGAGKSTLIRILAGLYRPDTGQVMLDGVDLAAVDVKSWHRHLAVLSQEFLKYEFATAAENIYFGDVDSPRDDGRIRRAAGDAEALDFINKLPNGLDNHVSNWMEDPRGRKGSGLSGGQWQRLAMARNFYRKASFMVMDEPTSAIDALAEHRIFTRLFADRSTTIIAISHRLATIEKADIVYMLEDGEIVEQGTHKELVALRGRYFRMFESQLSLDAQSGP
- a CDS encoding PTS sugar transporter subunit IIA, producing MAEPLDRYDAELTTPDMVILELEATDKEDAAAQLAERLFSAGRVTDLPGFLKHVNAREHQLATGLPGGIGLPHARSEFVSRTSIAIGITKYGHALDFGATDGPATVILLIATPASSFSDHLEVLATLARSLSKESFRESLRRAYDPEVIAELINSSLVFFDH
- a CDS encoding SURF1 family protein, producing MWKTALKPRWIAGLIFAIAVSGVFVLLSQWQFGRSTQPETPVNPATENVKALTETLQPGTFFHGSVADQMVTAAGTYDPAKQVLVPGRLYNGESGYWVVSAFAVSGAPALTGVAASPQTWIPVARGWVADPADAAAPPSGTLELTGRLLPSEAPLPETAPGPGRATAVSVAELINYWDVSSYPGFVAATAEISNGSDVSPAAVAGPLKPLRIGPQPPAQQINWLNLFYSLEWVVFAGFAIFIWWRLVKDDHRRDLEDEFDDGHHHSPASSDQLQQKVQP
- a CDS encoding glycerol-3-phosphate dehydrogenase/oxidase, with the protein product MKSGANNGALGPAAREASIEQLRATSQPGRELDILIVGGGIVGTGAALDAVTRGLTVGIVEANDWAAGTSSRSSKLIHGGLRYLEMLDFALVKEALHERGLLLTELAPHLARPVPFLYPLTRPFLERPYVGAGIALYDAMSISGGHSRGVPFHKHLTRRGTLRAAPSLKDDAFVGSIRYYDGQVDDAKYVANLIRTAAHYGAHAVNQMAVVDFLREGERVVGAKVVNHEDNSQFNIRAKQVINATGVWTDETQAMVTERGQLKVRASKGIHLVVPRDRFQSTVGLILRTEKSVLFVIPWGRHWIIGTTDTDWNLDKAHPAASSKDIDYILEHVNRVLKRPLTREDVEGVYAGLRPLLAGENDTTAKLSREHIVAHPVPGLVVVAGGKWTTYRVMAKDAVDEATRTMDERVPPSCTETIPLLGANGFKAAWNRRNRTAEESGVHVARVEHLLNRYGSMTPEVLSIIEANPALAEPLPGADDYLQAEAVYAATHEGARHVHDVLTRRTRISIESWDRGVSAVPVVAKLMGEVLGWSDAQRESEIKNYIARVEAERLSQQQPDDISADAARLGVEDIVPLR
- a CDS encoding WXG100 family type VII secretion target; amino-acid sequence: MAPGLYGADIEQLRALSKTMGQSGSRLKTVESTVNSLVQSAAWKGADGDRFRSEWTSSLRPMLSKTSESLESQSQLLLKHADEQDQASNSGSGAASSPTPSGAGDPGNGSGDSGNGSGPGRNWGDAFTDPNYEHAPGGIEWLLEKLGLSDGGKASDITAALMFVADKFNWNLELAQVQSGVSKFFDFMKGAGKVLGVLGGAIGVLDVISGIEGKDPFRIADGVIGGGLSVAALVATGTIVGAPAGLVLGGAALGWGLLGMISGDVPVTKRIWDFGAGVVGGVKDVASGVSDAVGWVGGKLGFG
- a CDS encoding DUF3817 domain-containing protein, encoding MIEPKPARQAQPSEGTSSGQNSSGQNGSAAGKTGRKRRFGGTEPQIRSALKFYKVLAYLTGAMLLLLCAELIARYAFGQYLFAGGTNAVTGEPFGLGFADAEPKGVVGGVNISVTVLIVHGWMYVVYLMSNFRLWSLMRWPFAKLILLALGGVVPFLSFIVEKKFHAEVEAELADNPQAPQRY
- a CDS encoding GuaB3 family IMP dehydrogenase-related protein; this encodes MTYEIEIGRGKRGRRAYSLDDIAIVPNRRTRDPKDVSVSWQIDAYKFDMPVIAAPMDSAMSPQTAIALGRLGGLGVLDLEGLWTRYEDPQPVLDEIGALEDETNSPAVTGRMQELYRAPIQPELITSRLAEMRAAGVTVAGSLTPQRTQEHYKTVVAAGVDIFVIRGTTVSAEHVSKDHEPLNLKQFIYELDVPVIVGGAAGYTPALHLMRTGAAGVLVGFGGGATSTTRRALGIHSPMASAISDVAAARRDYMDESGGRYVHVIADGGMGSSGAIVKAIAMGADAVMLGSALARAEEAPGKGWHWGQEAHHLELPRGDRANVGTVGPLEEVLFGPGHHTNGTSNLIGALRRSMATTGYSDLKEFQRVDVVVSPYAGN